Genomic DNA from Nyctibius grandis isolate bNycGra1 chromosome Z, bNycGra1.pri, whole genome shotgun sequence:
GGTAGCTGACAACTAGAATTAACTGCTTCAATAAAGTAAAACAGAGGCACTCAATATTGTTCAAGCCATGGATGCAATTGCATGCCAGCAATGGCATTTTATGGTCACTctttaaaatagcagaaattaaaaacgCAGCTGGAAGGGCTAAATGCCCAAGAAAACACTAAACTAGTGATGACAGGAGAACAAGAACACATTACCACAAACTGAAAGCCTTTGGACTAGTATCCTACAAGCCAACAGATCACTGGTGAAAACTGCTTTACCTCCACATGTCCATGAAATCTGAAGATCACTTACTATAATGTTTTAATGTTAATCTtccaaaatacaaaactttTGAATGTATCATCCTATCTTCTTCAAATACCTGAATCACTAATGTTTTCTCCCAAATTCCGTGTTcccttttttctgtctctgaacctgctcttactgaagtcaatggcaaatCCCACACTGACAtcagctggagctgaaatgGAGATTAAACACTTTTCTTATAAAGTCTCTGCTTCCTGTCCTGCCTAAgattctggatgccatcccaGCACATGATGTGATAGCCAAATATGATAACCTCCTGCCACATGACGTGATACTGATCTAGCCCCTATTGCCAGCTGTAGTACAGACAGGGCACAGAGACAGCCCTTTGCAACTTCAGTCCCTCTCACATAAGCAAGTTGTCCCTACGTTTTCTCCTCCACTCCCAGAAATGCTAGAAGTTTTGTGCTGTTGCATCCATGTCTGGGTCTTGGGAGCAGCTCCACTGCTTCAACTGGAATAGAGACAGGCCAGGGCCAAGcacttttgaaaactttttagAAACTTCATTTGGAATCTGCAGTATAAGACCAAAAATTAacctcttgcaaaaaaaaaaaaaaaaaagcctcagttaagtaagaaaaaaaaaattagtaaatcTTGATCATCTTTCACAGAATTACCGCACAGTTTTTTTAACTAGGTCAATCCAATTCTGAGGAAGAACTGCAACAGAACAGAATACTGAGGTAAGGGAAATGTTACCTGGACTCTGATACACACTCACCTGCCAAATCCTGtctgcctcctctccttttcagaCTATAATTTCTGAATCTGAATGGAGCAGAATTAGTACTGCACtgaacttcagttttcaaatgaaatcaTAAATGCTTCATTGGCCCAGGCTCATAAGACTAAACCAAAGATGCATCAGCACTCAAGTAATGAGATTTCTGAAATGACTGTTGAGTAGCTCCCAGTTTGTGTTCTGCTGAGGTATACACCTAGGTCAAAACAGACACAAATCCCATGGGACTCTCCAGGCTCATGAATGCTTCCATTTCAAATACCACAATGTCACCTTTGAAGAGGTGTTTGTGGGAAAAGCATATTTCCAATGAAGTTGAAATCAAActggaaaaagtatttctggAAGGTGAAAAATGATTTGCATAGACAGGACTGTCCTCTGCCCACCACTACAAACTTGCAGCACCTgaaaaacctttctgaaaaatacaacaaagaggggaggaaagtaattgttttattatttagcCATCAGGGATGTTCTGGAGAGAATGTGCAGGGGTGTGGGTGACAACCAGAGAGCGGGGCCCTGCCGTGGAATTTTGCAGTTCAGCAGCTTTGCTTGGCTGCATGATGACTGCTCTTCGCACCAGAACACAAGTGCCTGGAGCAAATCCAGAGGAAGATGATGGAAGCTGCTGTTGCCCATTCTCCCCTAGGATATGTCCTTCCTGGAACATAAAGGCTTTGTCATTTCCACCTTCTTTCCCTGAATTGGCTCTTTGTGTATATGCCTCAGGGTgtgatttgccttttttttttaatatactaatTTCCACAGGACTTAAAGTgaactttattttccagtgcaAACTGATTATACCCACAGGTAGAAGAGACTCAGACTTCAGAGGAGAGAAGGCACAGACTTGTTTCAGTGTCACAGGGACTACACATTTCTGCCTGCAAGTCAAGCAGTTTGCAGTTGCTTGAGTCAATCTTGAGTGCTTCAGATAAACCAAGCCCCCACACTTCAGGAGTGCACAAGGGTCTGCTCTGCCCTCGCAGAGAGCTCCGTTTGCTCTGTGTGACTGCAGAGAAGACAACTTACATCACCTCCCCAGCTATTAAGCGTGGGCCTCCTAGGTGTTACTGGTTTCTGGAAGGGAGTTTATAGGACATTTTCCTACTCTTCAGCAACAGCTGGCTGATATTTCTTCTTACCACTTTTTCCTACAGGGCTACTAACACTGTCTGTTCTCTCCCATACCTTCCTCTCCAGCAGATGATTGCATctgagggaggagaagaaagtcTCTAGCTCTAATCTCTGGCAATAACACTTACAGGTTTGGAGGTCACAGCCCCAAAGAGCTCTCAGGCATCACAGGCATGGTTGCAACCAAGAACTGAGAGTAACCACTTCTATGCCAAGTGAAGGGGTCTGTTGAGTTGCATAAAACACCCTAGAGAATGCCTTTCCTGGACCTCTGGACTTGCAGCATTCAGGCCCAGAAAGTACCTAACCCCCTAGTACTTTCTCCCACGTAGGCCGAAGAAGCTCTGGCAGAAGCTGAGGCCCAGCTGCTCATCCAGTTCTCCCAGCTCATCTGCTCTGGGACAGGTCCTCCATCACAACACCCAGAGCTACTGGCAGCCCTATTAGAAGTGCATGACAAGACGCTGAAAGCGAGCAAATTCAGGGCACCAACTTTATCAACAGCCTATGGCCCACAGCTTCTGTGCTTGACAGCTCTAGTAGATCAAACACAAACCTGGCATCCAGTGGGACTCCCACACTATTCCTGGCTCCACTGCTGATTCACTGCTGCATCTCTTGTCCTATACATTTAATTGGTGATAATATACTAATACCTCACTGGGTGGAGCAAGGATTAGTCAGTGTTTGCTCGTATTCAGCTGTTAACTTGCAATGCTCTCACTGTGTTAACCATTATTATTCCCTCCTACTCTGTGCCTCATGACAGGCCTTTTGCCCGGGCCTATAGTCACTGGATGAAATTCAAAAGCTCTTTCCTCTTTATCCTGTTTCACAGTGAGTGAAATGAATTCGGCAGAAATGTCACCCAAACTGACACCACCCAGTATTTAGTGTATGGTGTTTAAGTACCAAGATAGCAATAAGCCAAAAACTTGAAGAGCCTTCGCTATAATTTTGCCCACTGAtccttttccaaaggaaacagCCCTCGGTCAACACTGGCTAATGCAATATTGTCTAGCATTACACTCCTGAACCCACAGTTACTATTGACACACTTTCTTCTCTGTAGATCATTACTCTCCCTTGGCTCTCACAGCTTCATCTTACCCTTTcatctcagcttttcctttttcttctcagtgggATCCTCATGAAGGTTCAACAACGGCCTGTTAACACCTCTGACATTCCCAATCACGCGTTTTAGCTTTATAACAAGTATACCAAGACGCacctttccccatccctcctctaTAATCCATATATTAGCCATTTTCTCCAGCAGCTTTGGTCTTAACATGGCCaatgctgtatttctgatttttttctccacaccATCCTACTATTCCCTTTATTAATCAGTCTGCTACCATTTTCCATATCACTTCCCATTCATCCAGATTTGTGAAAATTACATCACTTCTTCCCTAGTGATATTTTCAAATTCCTCCTTTTCTTGCTCCCTATCTCAGCACTACTAATCCCTCCTCTTTTGCCCTCCCTGATACATATTGCCCTCCAACACACCTTCTATCCTACTCCAGTTTGACCTCACACATTCAGACAACTTGTGCTGACTGGCCAAATGTTACATTTCTCAGTCTCTATTTGCTTACCCAAGTATCTCTTAACAACATAACCCCTCAGTTTTGCACCACCATTGAGTAGGTGAGACAGGCACAGTGCTGATCCAAACCAGAGAAGGCGCCCGCACAGCGACACAGGACATTTAGCTGGAGTGCAAGGAGCTGCGTGGAGTTACCTAAGCAGCCAGTAAACCTGCACCAGACTCATTTAGCAACTCCTCACAaacatcttttctcctttttctcccaaaACTGCCCTTCCCCCCTGATCTGCATGAAAGGCTGTAACTTTCTTCTGCAAAGGACTCCTATGGTTAACGTTAGTAGGAAATTAACCAGTTAATACTGGTTCAAGGGACAGCTAGGAATAATTAACGCCATTCCATTTCCAGTAATACAAACACACAGCTCCAACTGtgtcctcttcctcccactctCCTGCATTGCAAAGAACAGTTCCTGCTAACACCTGCAAAACACACATACTTTGTGGCCTGATCTTGTTCAGAGCCTCAGGCAGCGCAGTCATATTTAATAATGATCTTGCCCAACAAAAGCCTGTCACACTAGTGATGAGACAATAGTTTCACAGTACAAAACTGGTCACGGTCACCGTGATGATAAGGTTTCACAATACTCCGACGAAAGACAGATCCGAATTGCCACTGGTTGCACAGTTGCAGGCTCTGACTTAATGACACATGAAGGTTTTTCACAGGTGCTCCAAAGTgtgctcttcctcttcttgaTTATTTTGACAATCCatagaaaaaaattaggttAACTTTTCTGCAAAGGTAACACTTTCAGTCACGAATTTACACACTTTGAATAGTATGTTTTCTGGGGCAACAGTTTTAGCTTTCCAGCACAAAGAAATACGTAAAGATGGTATTTtctgcttccccttccccatcttCCTCATCATGAAGTGTAACAGGAACTGACTGCACTTCAGTCTATAAAAAAAGCCAGACTATGAGAACTGCTAATTTTCCCCTAAGTAAAATCTGAATGTGAGAACTAGGAATTGCAGAAGCAAGCATTGACAAATACAGGGCACTGAAAATCACTTACagtagattttattttgcattactttTGGCAGGTGAACTGCGGAGATGGCTAGTGAGAAGGGACTTGCGGAAATTCCTATGGTTATGTATGAACCGTATCGTGAACCCTACATGCAAGAACCCTCTGCACCAGAGTACTGCGGCCAGGAGCGTAAGCAGGCTTCGCCAGGAGGGGTTTGGAAAGAGCACCTTTTTGGTGGTTGTGGGGCAAACATTGATAGCTGTTTTCCAGAGCACAACTGAGCCAGCTCACAAGGGGCCCAGCTTTGCCAGGACACGATGGGTTAGGAAAGTGCCTGTGCCAGCATATAAAACCCAGAGTTGGGGTAGGCAAGCTGGTAGGGTCTCCTAACAGAAGCATCActtaaaatggcaaaaaatatttttgttggtttagttagtatttttttaacaacacATGCTTTATGGAAAAGGAATGGCAGTTGTATCTCTACAATAATTTCATATTCCTAACGAGCAATGTTCAGACAGCAAACTTTGCACATGGACGGGCTATGTCTTGCTTAAAGTGTAACCTAGTTTTCCAGAGACTTTTCCCAAACACTCCTGCTGCCCAGAGCCACCCTCCCTATATGAGTCACTTCTGCAGCCTGGTTCTACAGGGATGAACAACCCCTCCCCATTGCTGTCTCATGGGGAAACGTCATGACTGAAGTGCTGAAGTGCAGCTCAAGGACTGCAAACGGGCACtgacagctgctgctctgctgggttGGCGTTTCCCTCTGAAACCAGGCATTGCTCTCACACCTACACAAGTATCTCGCAACACTCCTTTGTCTTCTGCCTGTTTGAGCCTACACTCATTGAAATACACACTGAGATATCAGTGTTTTACCTTGTTACCTTCTTGCTATTGAGGAAATTGCCATTCACCAGACAGGACTGGAGCAGAAACCAGAATAGAAGGTCAGAAGGTGACTAATAAGGCTAGATCTGTCAGTACTGGGCCTTTGAACTCGACTCATTTTCAGAGCATTTTACTCTGATGAGCTCTCTCTGTAAACATTTTGTCTTCAAAGACCTCTCTAGACTCTTTCTAAACTCAGAAGAACTTGCAAgaggatggggagaaaaagTCTCACTTCTTGTGAGCTACTCAACCAACCAAGTGACATGCACTCAACACATCTAACGCTGAGTTGCAGTGTCTTGTCCTTGCAGAGGAAGCAGGTCCTTCACAAAACCACCTTGAGTGATAACTCACTTGTACTGAGCACATTCCTCTTCTAGACTGGAAGGAAatgctttactttttaatatttttacaaatttGTTTTTCCACAAATAACCCccctcttcaaaaaaaaccctaacccCAAAACCTAaacaccccaccaccaccattaAACCCAAATGCCATTGCAAATCTCTCTCACTTCTGGCAAGCCATTCAAGGAAACAtctcttaacatttttttcacctttgagATTACATTTTGTCTCACTCTGGAAAATGTCAGTTTTGTACCCCTTTGCCCTGTGGGCTTATTCCCTGGTTAGACTCACATTGTTTCTGAAAGGCTCAACGATGCAGGCTGGACTCCCAAGTCAGGGCTGTTCTGCTGAGGGGTGAGGGCTTCTCTGATGCTGTGTGGGCTTGACCAAACAAGACTTCTCATAGGCACTGTCCTCCTGCTGCAGACCAGTCTGGTAGTTTGAAACCACATCCATGCTAGCTGGCTGTAAAGTTTtatacattaatttattttgaatgtattcatgaatgtatttttatacatttatttatttcacactCAGGCAGGCTGATTGCATTCTTAGTTTGTAAGATTAGTAAAAGAACTAAAAAAGCATTAGGTGTCTTAGTCACCAGCTTCCCTTCTCCCTTATccataacaaaaggaaaaagacctTTAACTTTTGTCTAGAACAAAGGGTATGATGAAATTACTTGGCTGGAAGTTGAAGGCAGATAAAATTTAAACTAGAAAAAAGGCTCTAAATACTAATAGTAAGGGTAGTAATCACTGAAACGAGTTAGAGGTACTGTGGATCCTTTATCAATGGAGTCCTTAAATTAAGACCAAGTAACATTCCAGTGTTATGCTGGAATAGGTGCAGTTACTGCTTTTGTGAAGACAAAATgatttggtttcttggcttatGCTACACAGAAAGTGAGCCTAAGCTAGTCCCTGTGGGCtcttttagctttaaaaatccATGAATTAATTCAGTAGCATTTTTTCCCTGTCCTGTACTTCACCAAGTCATGTCAGGCCTTCCCTGCGAGGCACCTCCCCACACAGCTTCTCGTCAGACCCAAACGGGGCTTTCGGGAGGCGCAGGCtgtatgcatttttatgtttcaCCCTGTTTGTCTTTCCATAGGGGGTTACGAGTATCCTTCTCCCCCACCTTACTCCTGCCGAGAAACAGCCCCCACTGAGCCACCAGGTAAGTGCCAGGGGACCGTTTCTGACAACGTTCGTGGTTCTATATGCTAACAAAAATGAAAcgtttttagttttaaaattgaCAGAGAAGATGGAGTTTTCTGACCCAATCACAAGCTAAGAGGCTGGGAAATTTCCCTAGAAATGCTGGAAGATAAACTGAGCTGAGACTCCAGCACTAGCCAATCTACAGGAgcactcatttttttcaaaaccaggtAGGGGCTAGGACTTTCAGAACAAATCATTTTAAGCCcagtttattttgctgttcttgttcTAGTCACCTTTATGGAAGCAGAGAAGCCCAAAGGAGACACTGAGGAAGGGCTTCAAAGAACAGTCATTTAACATCTCTTacaggagggaaggagacacatacattttaaaaactcccTAAGACCAGATGGCAATTAAACACAGATATGCTGTATCCTGTCTAACAGACAATACCTTCCCACTCCTGAAGTTTTGCTTCAGGCTACAGGGTGAATGTACCCTAAACTTGTTTCAGGATacttaaaatgatatttttcactgaaaacatctctgaaaaaataacttcatgTACCTACAACGGGCTCACCCCTCAAGGAGTATGACAGAGTCAAGTCCAGATGGAACAAACATGAGGGAAGCTACAGACTTTACTAACTGGGGACAGCACCAGCATCTGACAGATTCCTCTACTTTGATGAACTTCTTGTAACTACTGAAAAGTTGATCCAGAAAGCTCCTCTATATCCTTCACATATCTTCTTCAGGAGGAACATGCATTTTCatattatttcaaatatcaGAAGATAAATCCTCAACGTCAGAGTACATCCACCAGTGGGTGGTGGAGGCTGCCTGCCTATGGGGATTACCCCACAGGCAATTCCCCGTGTGTGGCCTTATCCAAGTCCATACTGGCTGGTGGCAGAAGCAACATATTGGGATACACAGAACAAGCAGTACAGCCGTTCTTACGAATACACGTGAAATCAGTGATAGCAACATAGGTGCCTCTAGATCAGTCACATTAAGAACCTACATTCTCCAGTTAAGACTTTATAACTTGTAAAAGGTTTCCTGTGCTTctaattttgctgcttctcGTTTCCTCTTGAACTCAGTTTACTTGGTGTCTCAGCCTCCAGTCATTTTAGCGGGAATCTTCTCAAGCAAACCAACATCCACAATATGCCCCTCCTGCCGCCAGCACATCACCACACAGGTCACCTACAGACTGGGCAAACTGTCTTATCTTCTGTGCACCACCTTGTGTATGCTTGGGTAAGCTTTCATGTATACTTTAAACATTCTTCAtaacagaaagttaaaaaagagacattaaaaaataaagttcttatATAGTGCTTATACAGATGGTTTGCCCTTCTTCTCTACTTGATTAAGAAGTCATTCTGTCCATACTAGATACAGTCATCATGGCTACAGGGAATGCAAACTTGCTAAATTTAACCAAGTATGATATTACTTTTCATAAGTCAAGCAAAAATTAGTACAATATTGTCCACTTCCCCACCGTAATTTAGAATGAGGCTCAGAATCAGACTAATGCGTTAAGATGTTAGCAGTGAAGATGACTAATCTTTCAGAAGATACTTGAAACAGTAAGAGTCTTGGGAAAGAAGTGGATTCATACCGtgaaaaggcaaacaaaataagacagagagaaagaacagatgtagccagcagaaagaaaagtcagCTAATCATTCCATGCATGTGCGTCTCTTTGGCTACAGGTGCTGTTTTGGATGCTGCTTTGTACCTCTCTTTGTGAGGTTCTTCAAGGATGCAGATCATTACTGCCCATGCTGCCACTTTCATATTTATAGATACAAAAGACTATAGAAGCAAAGTTTATGATGTCAAGTCTCTGTTCCCTAATGGCATAAGATTCTAGATGTAAAACTACTGCTAGGAAACATACAGCAGTAGGCTTAGGTTCTGCAGCTCCCGTGCTAGTGAATCCATGTAGAGTTTACCATTACTTGGTTGGActgactttaaaacaaaaaccctcGAAGACTAATTTACAGTGTCACTTGAATTTTACGCTCTATTTGAATCGTTGTCCTGAGCTGCGAAGTGACCAGCTAGTGAGTATTTCAGCACTACTCCTCCTCTCAAAACTCCAACCCAGCTGGGACACAGACTCTTCTGGACTTTTCAACCCACCAGTAACTAAGAGGTTTGGACATGCACATTTTAGAGAAGCACTTACCTTCTATGCACTGGAACTGACTGGTTGGgatttcatttctctctgctcttctttgTATGGGACCTAcccctgcagggctgtgggtggTACAGTGTAGCTGATTATTTATTAACAAAACATTAAGTTATGAGACTGTCTTTACTGTGTCATATATGAGGTAAGAAAATAAACCTCCTATTGTTAACAATTCTGGCAAAACATCTCCTGTCTGCATTGCTTCCAAGACCCATTGCATCCAGAGTGGAGATGCAAGTCAGACTGGGGCACCCCATTTACATTAACAAACTAAGAACCAAAAGGCAAacatacaaagaagaaaaatcagcaagaaCAGCTTGAAAAAAGTCACCAAAACCACAACACAAGGCCCTCATTTTACTTCTCCGCCTTCCCACTGCAGTGCACCATCTCCCAAACAAGGACTTACTAGGCTTTACACTTTACAGAGAACTTTTACAGTTCTCATCCAAAGTCACTTATCTTGTAAAATCAAACCTCCGTAAAACCAAATTACTTGCCCAGAAGGTGCCTAGACCCTGCTCAATACTGacagtagctgctgctgtttattgCTGGCTGGAAAGATAAAcagaagaatagaaaaaaaatcctgtatttcAATGTTTTGAcataataaacattttcatgttAGTACCATAATTACCGTGGGCAAGTGGGACGCGTGGCACGCAGCACTCGCGCTGCCCCCCTACCATTGCGTTTTGCTACGACTGAGGTACCCTGCCCACGCTCTGAAGGGTCCGTAGATACCACGTAGTGACAAGACCTTCAAAACTTTCCATTGAGCCTGACTCTAAGTTCGGTCAAACTCTTTGTTTTAGCTATTTGGTCAATTTAAGCCATAAAAAGACAATTGTGCCCCTGAACAGCTACTGGTAATAGTGACTCCAGGATCCCGAAGATCCTCTCAAGGCCAGGGTTTGCCCTAGGAGAGGCTGGCCGGCTCCGCGTGCCCCGCAGCTGCTGCCACACGTACAAGCCAAGAGCTTCCTCAGGGAATGCCGCACCAAGACACCCAAAAACCAGGCAGACGCGACCGGCTGCGCAGCCAGAGCCGGCGCTggggcgggccggggcagcTGGGCCCTGGCCGGGCTGCCTAGAGGAGGGGACCCGGAGGGGAAAGGCCCCACGGCAGCCAGCAGCGCACAGCCCCGGGGCCGTCACTCACTTTTCCTCCGAAGCCCCACACCGTTTACCTGCACCCTCCCCTACAGTTTTTATGGACAATCGTGACCCATCCAACCTTTCAGCGCTGAAACGGGCCAAACCCCTCCCGGCCGCGGCACGTTCCCCTCagcgcggccgggccgggggctgaGGGGCCGCAGCGCCCGGGCCCTTCCCGCCTCGAGCCCGCCCCCTGGCGGGCACAGCgcgcgctccccgccgccccgcagcgCGCGctcccccggcccgccccgggccCGCCTGCGCTGCCCACGGCGGCTGCGCAGCTGCGCCGGTTGAAACCCGCCACTGGCTAAACTGGGCTGGAGGCCTTTGGCTTCAAACAGTACAAGAAATGCGGCCTTTAGACTCAGAAACTCCAGGCTCGAGCCTGTAAGACATGAGAAAAGCACACGTGCGTCAATGGAAGTAAAAACTCTTAGGCAACGAACTTTCGAGGCAAATCACAGCAACGCGCAGAGCAAGCTCGGGTCGGTGTGAGCAGCAGGCTGACCTTTCAGCCTGGTACACcccacaaactgaaaaagacaCATGGCCCTGCTGAAGAAGATGAGAACAGCAAAACCAAGAGATACTGCTGAAGAAAACCCTTGCTAGTGGCAAAGCAGAAACTGTTCTTAGAGCAGTCATGGAGTCATTTGGCATTCCACACACCTTCAGCTACAACGCCCAAATTGATGCTTATCAGCACCATGGACCCTGTACAATGCTTTGGTGCCAGAAGGATCCCACGTAACGACCCCTTCCCCTGGCCCTCCTCGGGGCCCGAACACTGCAGGCGGCCAAAGCAACCGCTTGGAAACACTGTCCAGCACTTGTGTTTGaatcattttatatattttatatatttagaaaCTCACAATCTCTCAGAGGAGTACAGGCTTGGTAGTGCCATTTCTCAAGTGAGGTATTTCCATAAAGGAGGTTTTACAACAACTGCGTGGCCCCGCACGAAGCCCAGAGCCGACACCTCCCGGCCTTCGTGAGCCAGTGGTGCAACAAAGGCAGTTCCAAGAGCAGCTGCCCCGGCTTTCACTCGGTGCCGAGGTCAGTGACTCTCCATCCTTTGGTGACACAACCTGCTTTGACCTAATAGGAAATAATACCACAACGATTAAGTCCACAAACAGCCACGTAGATGTCAGCCCAACGAGTTTTGTACtgtttcacactttttttttaaatgttaaagatttttctcaattttaaaaTCTGGCTGTGAAACAGCAAGCCTTGCTGTTAAGTGGTGGTAAATAACACATCAAGCCAGTAACGTTTAGGAGGAAAGGTACAAAAACCAAAATCACAACATATACATAACAAAGAAATTGTATATATGATTTAAGGTGTGCAGGAGACATTTAACAGAAATAGAGTATTTTTACACCAATACTTGGAGGCACAATAGTTTACACAAGtacttcataaaaaataaaggcttCCAGCTACAGCCTGGTGGTTAGCAAATTTAATTTCCTGCCATGCTTGGTACACAGCTAACTTCAACATCACCTGGGACAGAAATTGAGCACAGATTTGAAGCCAAATTTGGGCGTATCACACAtgaacattttcccttttttctgaCCCTAAAGACCAGGCCGGTTTAAAAGCCAACAATAAATGACATCACACTGCTCACACACCAAGCACCGACACTCCGCCTCAACATCCAAATGCTTGCTTAGTTCCTCCGAGAAAAAGCAGTAGGAGTTCAAAACCTGGAAAAAGTCAGCATTTACCTTCTGGCCAGCTCTCCCTACACTACAAATGTCATTCTTGACACACAATCACCCTGACTTCTGAGCAACCCATTAGCTTTCACTCCCgatcttttctaaaatgaacGGACAAGACACCAATCCGGCGTTCATCCTAGTCTATTTTATTTACAATATATACAGTTCCTACAGAAAACGATTTCTCACAAAGGGtattaaacagcaaaaaacacGGCGTAGCTTAAATCTGGGCCCTGACGcctgcagccagctctgagcCCGCAGCACAGGCTGGTCCACGCTGCAGTGGGATGCCGGGGCGGGACGCTGGCGGGCCAGCTCCGAGGGGCAGCGGCTGAGGTAGATCCAGTACGCGGGAGGCACTGCGCGCTCTGCACGTCCTGCGGCACGACATCGGCCCCGTCCCTCCGACGCGTCTTGCGGCAGCACAGGTTTGTCCTGGTGTTGCTAAGGAAGCCTTCTTGTATAGAGGGTGGTTTTGTGGGCTGTCACTCTCTAGCTGGCAGCTATGTCACTGGTGTGATTTACTTAGATTTCACAGAATGCTTTGGACTCCTTTAGGATAAAAGGCACTAATGTAAATCTACAGGAACAACGCTTGCTATTTTTGTAGGGAGAATTCAGATGGGCCATTAACA
This window encodes:
- the LITAFD gene encoding lITAF domain-containing protein, giving the protein MASEKGLAEIPMVMYEPYREPYMQEPSAPEYCGQERGYEYPSPPPYSCRETAPTEPPVYLVSQPPVILAGIFSSKPTSTICPSCRQHITTQVTYRLGKLSYLLCTTLCMLGCCFGCCFVPLFVRFFKDADHYCPCCHFHIYRYKRL